A genomic window from Salvia miltiorrhiza cultivar Shanhuang (shh) chromosome 5, IMPLAD_Smil_shh, whole genome shotgun sequence includes:
- the LOC130987159 gene encoding DEAD-box ATP-dependent RNA helicase 46-like, with product MAAATAAASSASVRYAPEDPSLPKPWRGLVDGRTGNLYFWNPVTNVTQYERPVASSGVSSEQSNNALGSSAAEKDPQCRGSHDEGRYSNAGSAKYTSDPEIDQSARNRPDYSQSDPDVAKNAVHKPIESKGPETGLSVEAYCRRHEISVTGGNVPPFMSFQSTGFPSEILREVRYLLQRGAKCRTLCHPAFGTCLLLECSYRSFNSCEGLLDSH from the exons ATGGCTGCAGCTACGGCAGCTGCATCTTCTGCTAGTGTACGGTATGCACCAGAGGACCCTTCGCTTCCAAAACCATGGAGAGGACTGGTTGATGGTAGGACTGGAAATCTTTACTTCTGGAACCCCGTGACCAATGTAACCCAGTACGAGAGACCTGTTGCCTCCTCGGGTGTAAGCTCGGAACAGTCTAACAATGCTTTGGGTTCATCTGCTGCTGAAAAGGACCCACAGTGCCGTGGATCTCATGATGAAGGCAGATATAGCAATGCTGGTTCAGCAAAGTACACTTCTGATCCAGAAATTGACCAG TCTGCCAGAAACAGACCTGATTATTCACAGAGTGATCCAGATGTGGCAAAAAATGCTGTGCATAAACCCATTGAATCTAAAGGCCCAGAAACTGGGTTGTCTGTGGAGGCATATTGTCGTCGTCATGAAATTTCTGTAACT GGAGGAAATGTCCCGCCTTTCATGTCATTTCAATCCACTGGTTTTCCTTCAGAGATATTAAGAGAG GTGCGATATTTGCTCCAGAGAGGAGCCAAATGTCGTACACTGTGTCACCCTGCTTTTGGGACTTGCTTATTATTGGAGTGCTCTTACAGGTCCTTCAATTCATGTGAAGGGCTTCTTGACTCACACTGA